From Bradyrhizobium sp. NDS-1, the proteins below share one genomic window:
- a CDS encoding DUF2628 domain-containing protein — protein MPVYTVHAPSPAGADLRATDKFVFVRDGFHFWAMIFGPFWLLWNRLWLALIGYLIFVAAFNVGLSSLGVGRGSIFFADLIVALLMGLEASSLRRWTLSRGKWRQLDVVVADDEDTAERRFFERWSQKQHGIVNDQWAVDRGGPPPTRNTPGQQFSSPPPIPAGGIIGLFPEPGGSR, from the coding sequence ATGCCTGTCTACACAGTTCATGCTCCCTCCCCCGCTGGAGCCGATCTGCGCGCGACCGACAAGTTCGTGTTCGTGCGCGACGGCTTTCATTTCTGGGCGATGATCTTCGGCCCGTTCTGGTTGCTGTGGAACCGGCTGTGGCTGGCGCTGATCGGCTATCTGATCTTCGTGGCCGCGTTCAATGTGGGGCTGTCCAGCCTCGGTGTCGGACGCGGCTCGATCTTCTTCGCCGATCTCATCGTCGCGCTGCTGATGGGTTTGGAGGCCTCGAGCCTGCGTCGCTGGACGCTGTCGCGCGGCAAATGGCGGCAGCTCGACGTCGTGGTGGCCGACGACGAGGACACAGCCGAGCGCCGCTTCTTCGAGCGCTGGAGCCAGAAGCAGCACGGCATCGTCAACGATCAATGGGCCGTCGATCGCGGCGGCCCACCGCCGACCCGCAACACACCGGGTCAGCAATTCTCGAGCCCGCCGCCCATTCCGGCCGGCGGCATCATTGGATTATTTCCAGAACCGGGAGGGTCAAGATGA
- the hisB gene encoding imidazoleglycerol-phosphate dehydratase HisB, giving the protein MRTATIKRKTKETDIEVTVNLDGTGVSNIATGIGFFDHMLDLLARHSRIDLTVKAVGDLHIDHHHTTEDTGIALGQAVRQALGNMAGITRYAGVHMPMDETLSRVVIDISGRPFLVFKADFPRDKIGEFDTELVREWFQAFAINAGVTLHVETLYGDNSHHIAESCFKGLARALRTAVAIDPKAAGEIPSTKGSLGG; this is encoded by the coding sequence ATGCGCACCGCGACGATCAAGCGCAAGACCAAGGAAACCGACATCGAGGTCACCGTGAACCTCGATGGCACCGGCGTGTCGAATATCGCGACCGGCATCGGCTTTTTCGACCATATGCTCGATCTCCTCGCCCGCCATTCCCGCATCGACCTCACGGTCAAGGCGGTGGGCGACCTGCACATTGATCATCACCATACCACCGAAGACACCGGCATCGCGCTCGGCCAGGCTGTCAGGCAGGCGCTCGGCAACATGGCGGGCATCACCCGCTATGCCGGCGTGCACATGCCCATGGACGAGACGCTGTCGCGCGTGGTCATCGACATCTCGGGCCGTCCGTTCCTGGTGTTCAAGGCCGACTTCCCCCGCGACAAGATCGGTGAGTTCGACACCGAGCTGGTGCGCGAGTGGTTCCAGGCCTTCGCCATCAACGCCGGCGTGACTCTCCACGTCGAGACCCTATATGGCGATAACAGCCACCATATCGCCGAGTCCTGCTTCAAGGGTCTGGCGCGGGCGCTGCGCACCGCGGTCGCGATCGATCCGAAGGCCGCGGGCGAGATCCCGTCCACCAAGGGCTCGCTCGGCGGCTGA
- the hslV gene encoding ATP-dependent protease subunit HslV, producing the protein MQDSQNSSPGWHGTTILTVRKGGKVVVGGDGQVSIGQTVIKSNAKKVRKLGRGDVIGGFAGATADAFTLFERLEAKLEQYPGQLTRAAVELAKDWRTDRYLRRLEAMMIVADKDVSLVLTGTGDVLEPEAGVMAIGSGGNYALAAARALLDTDKDAETIVRRSMDIAADICVYTNRNLTIESLATG; encoded by the coding sequence ATGCAGGACTCCCAGAACAGCTCCCCGGGCTGGCACGGCACCACGATTTTGACGGTCCGCAAGGGCGGCAAGGTGGTGGTCGGCGGCGACGGCCAGGTCTCGATCGGCCAGACCGTGATCAAGTCCAACGCCAAGAAGGTCCGAAAGCTGGGCAGGGGCGACGTGATCGGCGGCTTTGCCGGCGCGACCGCCGACGCCTTCACCCTCTTCGAGCGCTTGGAAGCCAAGCTCGAGCAATATCCGGGGCAGCTGACCCGGGCCGCGGTGGAGCTGGCCAAGGACTGGCGCACCGATCGCTATTTGCGGCGGCTGGAGGCCATGATGATCGTGGCCGACAAGGACGTCTCCCTGGTGCTGACAGGCACCGGCGACGTGCTGGAGCCCGAGGCCGGCGTGATGGCGATCGGCTCCGGCGGCAATTACGCACTGGCGGCGGCCCGGGCCCTGCTCGACACCGACAAGGACGCCGAGACCATCGTCCGCCGCTCCATGGACATCGCCGCGGATATTTGCGTCTACACCAACCGGAATTTGACGATCGAGAGCCTGGCGACGGGGTAG
- a CDS encoding GNAT family N-acetyltransferase, whose product MTPTYTFRPMTPVDMPLIRRWLAAPHVAEWWHDPETLAFVGGDLDHPDLAQFIVSLDGRSFAYLQCYQIGDWHVSFGPQPVGTRGLDQFIGEADMLGCGHGSAFIRAFIDQLFACGVPRIVIDPSPANPRAIRAYEKAGFVPQHEIVTPDGPALLMIRDR is encoded by the coding sequence ATGACCCCCACCTACACCTTCCGCCCGATGACCCCGGTCGACATGCCGCTGATCCGGCGCTGGCTGGCCGCGCCACATGTCGCCGAATGGTGGCATGATCCGGAGACGCTCGCGTTCGTCGGCGGCGACCTCGATCATCCTGACCTGGCGCAGTTCATTGTCAGCCTTGATGGCCGGTCTTTCGCCTATCTGCAGTGCTACCAGATCGGCGATTGGCACGTCAGCTTCGGCCCGCAGCCGGTGGGTACCCGCGGCCTCGATCAGTTCATCGGCGAAGCCGACATGCTCGGATGCGGCCACGGCTCCGCTTTCATCCGTGCCTTCATCGACCAGCTCTTTGCCTGCGGCGTGCCTCGCATCGTGATCGACCCCAGCCCCGCCAATCCGCGTGCAATTCGTGCCTATGAGAAAGCCGGATTCGTGCCGCAGCACGAGATTGTCACGCCCGATGGCCCCGCACTCCTGATGATCCGAGACAGATGA